A stretch of DNA from Oscillatoria sp. FACHB-1406:
CGGAATTTATTGCGTAAGGGATACATCGGTTCGTCGCTACCGCCATACGCTTCAAAGAAACCGATGACTTGTTTGTTGTGGGCGGCGGCTAAAATAGTGCCGATAGTTGCGGTGGTTTCGCCGACGTAATCGCCGGTGGTGGGCGGCATTCCGACGACTAAACCCGTAGCGCGTTTGACTAATTCTTGGACTTCTTGGGGATCGGCAGATTTTAAGTCCATTGTTTCGACAGCGATGCCGGTTTTAATAATACCGTGGGCAATGGCTTGAGAGATGCGATCGCTGTAGCCGTAGTCTGCCATATAAAATAAGGCTACGGTTTTTTCTGCCTTAGCTTGAGCATTACTCCAGTCCCAATAGCGGCGCAACAATTCATCAACATTATGCTTCAATAATGGGCCGTGACCGTTAGCAACGATTTTCACTTCGCCCAGGGCTTCCATGCGTTTCATGGCTGAAATCACCGATCGCGCATTCGGCCCCATCAAACATTCATAATAAAAGCGATAATCCGGCTCGATCGCTTTCAAATCTTCGTCCAACAGATCGTCGGAACAATAGTGCATTCCGAACGCATCGCAGGTAAACATAATTTGCGTACCTGCGTCGTAAGAAAACATTGTATCGGGCCAATGCAAATTCGGGGCATTAATAAATTCCAGTTGATGCCCTTTGCCCAAATCGAGCTTATCGCCATTTTTCACTTGCTTGCGCTCGAAGGGTTGATGAACCATATCTTCGAGGAATTGAAGCGCTACTTTTGTCCCGACTACAACAGCTTGGGGGGCGAGTTCCAAAACATCTTTCACCAAACCGCTATGATCGGGTTCGGTATGGCTGATAACGAGGTAATCGATGGTTTTAGGATCGATTAAACCCGTTAGCGTTTCTAGGTAGAGGTTGCGGAACTTTTCGTGGGAAGTATCGACGAGGGCGACCTTCTCGCCGCGAATGATATAAGAATTATAGGTTGTCCCATTTTGCAAGCCGAATTCGATATCGAAGCGATCGCGATCCCAGTCGAGAGAACGAATGGCGGTGGTATCTGCTGCAATCTCTCCAACTTGAATTGTCAAGCGCTTTTGCGTTTTTACTGGCGTTGCTACCATCAATCGCTCTCCTTAAATAGATTAAGTATTATTGCTTAATTAACGTTTCTTTGATTTTAGCGCACCATTGGTGTAACGGTTTGCGAACAAAATGATAAAAGTGCCGGGGCAAACGGCAGTTTCGAGGCTTCAATCTTAATTCTATGCAAAAAACTGATAACTTAGATTGGCTGGGCTTAGCGATCGGCAACTCGCGCCTGCATTGGGCTTGGTTTCAGGGTCAAACGCTCCTGGAAACGCACAACAGCGAGCATTTCAGCCCCGAAAATCCCTCTCAATTTATCCCCCTTCGTTGGCCGATAAATATACCCCTAATTATGGCTTCCGTTGTGTCGCAGCAAACGGTATTGTTAAAGAAGTCGGGTTTATGGGGCGCGATCGCAGAGATCCAATTAGCAGATATCCCCTTAGAAGGGATCTATGCAACAATGGGGATCGATCGCGCCCTTTCTATTTTAGGAGCCGCGCAAACCTACGGCGCGCCCATCCTCGTTATCGATGCAGGAACAGCCCTAACCTTTACCGCTGCCTCCCCCTCTCCCCGTCTCCCAGTCCCCCAGTCTCCCCCTCACCCAGTCTCCCCCTCACCCAGTCACCCAGTCTCCCCCTCACCCCCTCACCCCCTCACCCCCTCACCCCATCCCCTCACCCTCCTCGGCGGTGCAATTCTGCCGGGATTGCGGTTGCAGTTTCAGGTTTTAGGGCAAAAAACGGCGGCACTTCCGGAAGTTCAATTACCAGAGTCTTTGCCGTCGCGTTGGTGCTTAGAGACTGAGGGCGCGATCGCTTCGGGAATTCTCTATACCGTTCTAGCCGGAATTCGCGATTTCATTGCCGATTGGCGCGCCCAATTTCCCCAAAGCGCGATCGTTTTAACGGGTGGCGATGCGGATTGGTTGCAAAGACAATTGTTAGAAATTCCAGGAATTATTGTCGATCCATATTTAATTTTTTGGGGAATGCGAGGGATAATTTGTAATTCGTAATTCGTAATTCGTAATTCGTAATTCGTAATTCGTAATTCGTAATTTATCATTCATTATTCCCTATTCATTATTCATTAAAAAGGTTGAAAGCGAATCGAAAAAGTAATCCCGCGATCTTGGAGGGCGGTTCCTGGCGTAGAAATCGGGATTAAAGGAACCCCCCAATCCAAACGAGCGGACAACATTCGATTTAATTGCCAGCGCAAACTTACTCCCGTACTGGCAATAACGCGAGGATCGGGATTCGGCAGCAAGCGATCGTCGTAATTCCAAACCATTCCATAATCGATAAACGGTACTAATTGTACGACCCCAAATTTGCCCGGATCTCGCAACACCGTAAAACGTAACTCTACCGAACTCGTAAAACCGCTATCTCCTACTCGTTGATTGCGGCGATATCCCCTCACTGTATCGTCGCCGCCTACGCTAAATTGTTCGAGAGAAAGGAGAGAATCGAAAGCAATTTGGGTTCCTATGCGCGCGACTAAAGTTGTATCGGGGCTGAAGGCTTCTACCCACTGAAACTGACCGTTCCAAGTGATAAAATCGCCATCAACCCCCGTATTGTTGATGGTAGCATTCAGCCAATTCAGACCAAAATTAAACTGCGATCGCGCTGCGAGAACGCGAGTTTCCGATCGCTCCACCCACTCCTGACTTAACCGCAAAACGCTGGTTTTCGAGTGACCTTCCTCCGGCCCCAAGGAAAAAGAAAAAGGGATATCGTTGAAAATATAGGTTTGACTTTGGCGCAAATCCAGCGTCGCCCCGATCGCAACTTCCGTGCGAGGAGTCCGATAAAGGGGATGGCGAAACCCGAATGAAAGCGTGTCCGATTCCGAACGGATGTTGAGATCGGCAAAGGGCGGCTCGATAATTTTGCTGCGGCTGTTGCTATAACTAATACTAAACGTTCCATCGTAGGGGGTGATGGGAATCTCATAACCGAGACTGTACTGCGTTAGCCCTTTCGTATCGCGAACTCGAGCGCTGATGCGATCGCCATATCCCGCAAAATTATTATGACCGGCAAAGACGGTAACGCTATTTTCCCCCACGCTGGGCGAATCAGTATTTTCCCCGATAACGCCCGCACTAAAAGCCGCCGCTTCCTTCACTTGCAAGCTTAATATGCTCAAACCCGGAGCGGTTCCCGCCGCAAGTTCGGCGTTAACCCGTTCGATCGCGCCATCCTGTTGCAGCAGTTGCAATGCGGTTTCGAGCCGTTGCACGTTCAACGGCGGTTTCGCTGCGACCTCAATGCGACTGCGCACGTAACTTTCGCGCAAACGCTCCAAACCCCGTACCTCAATGCGCTCCAGTCGTCCTTCTGCTATCTGAATTCTTACTATACCTGCGGTTAGCTCTTGCGGCGGCAGAAATGCCCCCGATGTCGCATAGCCCGCGCTTACATATAACTGCGTAATTCTGGAACGAATTTCCAGGAGGTCGTCATAATTTGCCTCTTTTCCGATAAAGTCGCTGACTGCTGCCTGTAGTTCTTCCTGGGAAAATACGGTGCTACCCAACACTTCAATTGCACGGATGCGAAAGACGGCGTTACCGGGAGTCGTAGGACGGGGGGGAGTGGAGGGCGGGGCGGAGGGGAAAAAGGGACCGGCGGGCGGTTCGGGAATGTCGGGAAGGGGAGTGGGATTGGAGGGAGGCGGTTCGACGGTTCCGGGGGGCGGCAGGGTTTGGGCGAAATCGGCAGGTGGCAGGCAATTGCTGTCATTTTCGGAGGGCGATACACAAGGGAAGTTCAAAGTCGGAGTTGCTTGCGCTTCCTGTTGTTCCTGCTCGGGTGGGGCGGACAGTCCCTCAGTCAGCGGTTCTTCTTGGTTTGGCGATATTTGACTGGGGAGAAGATTCTCTGTAGGAGGTTGCAGCGCGATTTGCGGAACCGAATTGGGCGGCTCGAATTGGGCCAATGCTGTGGAAGGAAAGCCCGCACAGAATAAACTCGCGCGCGCAACAAGAGTGTAAAATTGTTTGACGGTCATATGGTAGAGACCCCGCGACGCGATCGCCGTAGCTCCCCCCGAAGCCATCGGCAAACAAAGACAATAGTTTAACCGATCTAGCGCTCGGTTGTTCTATAGGCTTGGGGTGATTTTTGGGGTGCTACAATCCCTTCTACGCACGCTTCCTGCTGCTTACTGTCGTCCATCCCAGTCGTTGCAATTTCTGCAAGGATTCGTCCATCGATCGCGTTTCCTCCTGGTAATTTCAGTAGAGTATAAAAGCACTATTCTAAAACGCCGTTTGCGCGTCGATCGCTATTCACAAATGCAACCATTTGTCAACCAAAAAGCTTGTTCTCGCCTTGCTTTAATGGAGTTGATTGGCAGGCGGCGCGCGATCGCCCGAAGAAGCCGCCGCTACCATAATCTCTTTGAGTTAAAAAAATAACTTCAAATTGGTAATGCCTACCATCTTATATTCTTTTACAAAAAATAAACCAATAGAATAATTGTCGGGTGTGTTAGCAAAGCGTAACGCACCGATAATGTTGGTACTCCAAAGCTGTTTGAGGCATAATGGCATCTGAAGATAAGAAAAGAGCGATCGCGAGTTATGGGCTGGCAGGATATCAAGCAGAAAGCGTGGAAGATCGGCAGTAAAATCTTCGGCTCCATTGTCGGAGCGACAGCTTCATTTGTCGGGAAGAAAATCGTTAGGGAAACAATACCAATTTCTGGCAACGATCGAGTTATTGCGACTATTCTCGCCGCTAATGACACCGCAATGCAAGCGTTTGCGATCGTGCAAAACCAGTTAGCAAAAGTACAGGCGCGGCAGAACCAACTTAAGAAAACAGAGTTGATGCTGGATGCGACGATCGCTAAAGAAAATCTCGCCGTCACCCAACAAAAATTGGCTCATAAAGCCCAGCTTGCCCGTCAAGAACGAGAACTCAAACTCCAACTTAGCAAATTATGGTGCAATCTGAAACGAGAATTGCAGCAAAACGAATTTCAGCAGCAAAATGACTTACAAGCGCGGCAAATTCAAGCCGATTGGGACAAAACTAAACTGCCAACAATTTTTAGCCGTCATGAATTAGAAAAGTTAGCAGAAGATACCCAACGTCCTTTGTTTGTCTGTGCCAAAATGCAGATTACTGAAGGTTGCCCGAATTACTTTCGGACAGAACTCGCCGCCGAAACCGAAAGTCAAATCAAAACTTTTGCCAATTCTGTCTTTAAGGAAGAAGTGCGCTTTTACAGCCGCTTTTTTGATAACGAAGCTATTTTTGATACCAATGCAGCGCAATTACAGAATATTATTCCCCAAGTTCCTTGTGTAATGAGTTTCAGTAAAGTCACGCGCCGCAGCGCTCATTTACACTACCAATTGTGGGGCAGCCAAAGCGCTAAGATTTTGCACGGACATCTCGATCTTGAAGTGCCTTGGCGGGATTTAGCACAACAGTTGCAGGGGGAGTTGGCTGGGGAAGCGATTGATGATGACGATTTGTACGAAACGATTGGGGATTGGTTGACGGCGTTGCAGAAAATCTATGCTTTGTTTGCGATCGATCTTTATCAAATTGTGGATGGCGAAGATCCGTTTTATTCAGTGAAGTTAGAAAGCATAGATTGTGGTTTACCCGAAACTATTGCACGACAATTTATTTCCCCTTTAGTCGCCGTTTTGCAGGAGGTTCAGACTCAACGCCTTCAAGCTTTTAATGAAGAGTTGCACCGCCCGCCGAACGAGAGCGAACAGCAGAGTCACAAAGCATCAAGTCAAGCACGGGAAGAAGCAGTATATCGAGAAGTAGAATATCAGCCTTTAACAAATTTTACCTCCGCGCGGGGAATGGAATTTGAGTATCAAAAACTGGATGAATTGTTAGTCGCCCAAAAATGGCAGACGGCGGATGAGTCAACTCGCGAACTGATGTTACGAGTTACAAATCGGATTGCCGAAGGTTATTTAGACGCAGAGAGTATTGAGGCTTTTCCCTGTGAAGATTTACGAACCATCGATAAACTTTGGGTAGAACGTAGTGGGGGTAAATTTGGTTTTAGCGTTCAGAAAAAGCTGTGGCAGGAGTGCGGTGGTAAAATTGATAAATATGATGACGAAGCCTTTAAAAAATTTGCTACAAAAGTGGGTTGGTATCAGCCTCATAAATTTGGGGGAACGTATAATGAGTTTCTGAACGATACTGATAATGGAAAAAATGCCCGTTACGCAGCCTTTCCTGCAACTATTTTGGGTTTGTGGTGCGGTTGGGGTTGGTGGGCAGGGGGCAAGAATAGAATATTTTATTCTCTGGTGCAGAGAATTATAAGCTGTAGCAAATAACAGTATTTTGGATTTCTCAGGAATAAAGAATAGAATATTTATTGATATGCGTGACGGCGCAAAAAAATTACCTGCTAATTCGTAGGGTGTGTTAGCGAAGCGTAACGCACCGAATAGAACGGACTGGTGCGTGACAGCGCAAAAAAAATTACCCGCTAATTCGTAGGGTGTGTTAGCGAAGCGTAACGCACCGATTGAATGGACTGGTGCGTTACAGCGCAAAAAAAATTACCCGCTAATTCGTAGGGTGTGTTAGCGAAGCGTAACGCACCGATTGAACGAATTGATGCGTGACAGCGCAAAAAAATTACCCGATAATTCGTAGGGTGTGTTAGCGAAGCGTAACGCACCGATTGAACGAATTGATGCGTGACAGCGCAAAAAAATTACCCGCTAATTCGTAGGGTGTGTTAGCGAAGCGTAACGCACCGATTGAATGGATTGATGCGTGACAGCGCAAAAAAATTACCTACTAATTCGTAGGGTGTGTTAGCGAAGCGTAACGCACCGAATAGAATATTATCGGTGCGTTACGGCGCGAACAAAATCTGCCTCTTTTCCGCCCGGTTTAGCCCGCGCCTAACGCACCCTACGCGATAACCTGTAGGCTAACGCACCATTCTATCAATCTAAATAACTATAAAAATGCCCAACTACAGAAGAATTACCCGAACAGGCGGCACGTATTTCTTCACTCAAGTCACTTACCAACGCTACCCTTGGTTATGCAGCGATCTCGGACGTTCTACACTTCGAGCAAGTATTGAAAAAGTACGCGAAAAATATCCATTTTTGATTGATTCTTTTGTTCTTCTACCCGACCATTTTCATTGTATCTTAACACTTCCCGAAGGCGACAGCGACTATAAAACTCGGCTGCGACTTATTAAAACTTTTACCACTAAGAATTTTAAAGAAGAATTTAATGTAGAACTGAAAACAACGACCTCTCGTCAAAAACGTCAAGAAAGAAATCTTTGGCAACGTAGATATTGGGAACACGCTATTCGAGATGAAGAAGATTTTGCTCGACATTGCGATTATATTCACTACAATCCCGTGAAGCATGGTTTATGTACAACACCCCAACATTGGCGATTTTCTAGCATTCATCGCTTCATCACTAGCGGTATTTATCCCAAAGATTGGGGATGCGAGTTTATTCCAGATATTCCGATGAATGTGAGGTATGAATAATTGTAGGGTGCGTTAGCGACAGCGTAACGCACCGATTGAATGGATTGATGCGTGACAGCGCAAAAAAAAATTACCCGCTAATTCGTAGGGTGTGTTAGCGAAGCGTAACGCACCGAATAGAATATTATCGGTGCGTTACGGCGCGAACAAAATCTGCCTCTTTTCCCCCCGTTTAGCCCGCGCCTAACGCACCCTACGCGATAACCTGTAGGTCTAGTAGGGTGGGCAGCGCCCACCAGCCAAGATTTTCAGCGTTTAGAAACGTACATTTACAGGCCAGTAGCGCTATATTTAACCCGTTTCAACGGGTTTCAGCTAATCGCTGTGGAACTTGAGTTCCTGGCGGGCTAAGTGTTTCACCTTAAGTTGACACGAATGAAACAAAATCTGCCTCTTTTTCCCCCGGTTTAGCCCGCGCCTAACGCACCCTACGCGCTGTCATGAATCGGCGGGATAACATCTCGCAATTTCTCGGTCTGGGTTCTACCATTTTGCTAATTCCTGCTGCGCCCATACACGAAATTGTTCGTCCGCGTCGTTGGCAGCGCGGTCTTGTAAAATGGCGAGGACGCGCTCTTTTCGCTCCGGATTTTCTTCTCCAAACTTGACCCATTTAACGAGGTTTTTTAGCGCAACCTGTCGGGGATTCGTTTGCCGATCTTGCTCGCGGATAAAAGGGTCGTGGAGCGCGCAGGCACACAAGATTGCAAATGTTTCTCCGTCGTCTCGGTAATGTTGGGCTAACGCTTCCATTGCGGTCCGTCGCACATACCAATGTTCATCAGTGGTGGCGCATTGTTTGAGGATGGGCAGGGTATCGCTGTCGTCTCGGTAATGTTGGGCTAAGGCTTCTACTGCTGCCCGTCGCACGCTCCCATGTTCATCAGTGGTGGCGCGTTGTTTGAGCCAGGGGAGGGTATCGCTGTCGTCTCGGTAATGTTGGGCTAAGGCTGACACTGCTGCCTGTCGCACGGTCTCATCTTCATCAGTGGTGGCGCGTTGTTTGAGGATGGGCAGGGTATCGCTGTCGTCTCGGTAATGTTGAGCTAAGGCTGACACTGCTGCCTCTCGCACGGTCTCATCTTCATCAGTGGTGGCGCGTTGTTTGAGGATGGGCAGGGTATCGCTGTCGTCTCGGTAATGTTGGGCTAAGGCTGTCACTGCTGTCCATCGCACATACCAATATTCATCAGTGGTGGCGCGTTGTTTGAGCCAGGGGAGGGTATCGCTGTCGTCTCGGTAATGTCGGGCTAAGGCTGACACTGCTGCCCGTCGCACGTTCCAATGTTCATCAGTGGTGGCGCGTTGTTTGAGCCAGGGCAGGGTATCGCTGTCGTCTGGGTAATGTTGGGCTAAGGCTTCCACTGCTGCCCCTCGCACATACGCCTCTTCATCAGTGGTGGAACGTTGTTTGAGCCAGGGCAGGGTATCGCTGTCGTCTGGGTAATATTGGGCTAAGACTGTCACTGCTGCCTGTCGCACGTTCCAATGTTCATCAGTGGTGGCGCGTTGTTTGAGCCAGGGCAGGGTATCGCTGTCGTCTGGGTAATATTGGGCTAAGACTGTCACTGCTGCCTGTTGCACATACGCCTCTTCATCAGTGGTAGCGCGTTGTTTGAGGATGGGGAGGGTATCGCGGTCGTCTGGGTAATATTGCGCTAAGGCTTCCACTGCTGCCTGTCGCACGTTCCCAGATTCATCAGTGGTGGCGCGTTGTTTGAGGAGGGACAGGGTATCGCTGTCCTCCCGGTAATGTTGGGCTAAAGTTTTTATTGCTGCGTATCGCACGAACTCATCTTCATCAGTGGTGGCGCGTTGTTTGAGGATGTGCAGGGTATCGGAGTGGTCTTGCCAGGTTGTCGCGACGGTCTTGACGGCTTGAGCGCGAATCATGGCAACTTTCAAAGCCTTTTTATACCACTCCTCGTAAGCGTAGGGCAAATCGTAACTAATCAAACTGATAACGCGCTCTCGCACTTTCCCATCAATCGCCGCAATCTTCCCCCGTTCCCGCACCTCCTGCAAGCAACTCGCCGCAAAAAACACATTCTTAAACTCTTCTTCTTCCCGCTGCAACAAATCTTCCAAAATCTCCCCCACGAACCGCGCATCCAACATCGCACAAATCAGCCGCAACACTTCCTGCCACGCCTCATCCCGCCAGTGCTGCCCGAAAACTTCCGCCCTCAACTGCTCCAGTGTCAGCGTCCGCGTTTCTTTAAACTCCCACACCAAATCCCAAGCGCAGAAATATTCTAAAAAAGTGCGATGGACGAAGGCATAATAATCGCTGCCCAAGGAACACAAAATAAAGTTTCGCTCTCGCAACTGCTGCACGAGCAACCGCGCCACCGTTCGCGCGTCTTTAATTTCTTTTTCCTTTAAAAACTCCTCGATCGCGGCTTCGAGTTGCTGCACGGCAATGATATTTCCTGCTAATCCTTTCTCGCTAGTTTGGAGCATCCGAGCCACCCGCCGCAGCATGGCTTGTTTGTCGCGAAAATCGATCGCCATCGGATCCAATTTTTGGTCTATCAGTTGCCGCTCGATATCCCACTGATGCAACAATAACTGGGAAGCTTGGGCGTAAAGTTGTTCCCTATCTCTGGGTAATTCTCGACCGCGATTTAAAATTGCCATCATCGTCAGCAACAAGGGATTCCCCGCCAGTTCTCGAATCGCTTTCGAGGTTTTGATGGCTTTAACAAATCGTTCTTGCTTGCGCTGGCGTTCCTCCCAACTGGGGTAAGTTCGTTCGTGCCAGCGTTGAATAAAGTCTTCGATTTGTTCGTTCTCTAAGTCCTGAAGCAGGAAGTGGGAAAAACCGGCATCGCGCAAGCGCTGCGCCTTATAACCAATTACGCGCGAGGTGACAATGGCCCGGACTTTATCGTAGGCTTGCGTGAAGTTATGAATCTGATTAACGACATCTTCTCGTAGGCTTCGGTCAAAAATTTCATCTAAACCGTCGAACAAGATTATCGCGTTGCCTGCTGTTAATTCTTCTACCAACTGATGCTGGTTTAAATGGTTTACCCAACCGCTACTGTGGTTAACAAACTCCAAAAAGTTCTTACATTCTCCTTTTTCTCGACTGCGGATATAAGTTCGCAGTTCGATGAGAAGAGGAACGGGAAGATTGGGCAATTCTTCAATCTTATGTTCTGCCCATTCCAAGGCGATATACTGCAACAGCGTCGATTTTCCGGAACCGGGATCGCCGAGAATGACTAAATAAGAGTAGCGAGAGTCGGCGAGCAATTCCTTCACCGATTGAATCGATTGTTGGCGATAACTTTCTTGATGTCGTTTAAGCTGTTCTAAACTCAGTTCTTTTTCCAGTTCGCCTCGTTCTGCCAGTTGCCGCTGTAACTCTTTAGGGAGTTCGTAAACCTGCGGCAAATATTCCCGACATTCCCGCACGTTCTGCGGCACGAACATCTGCCACAATTTCAGTTCGTTGTAGGCGTAGCCGGTAGCCTCTAAACTTTCGAGTTTCAGGTTAGCGTAGCGTTCTTTAATCGTCTCTGCATACTTGGCGAGGTCGAAGCTGGGAATAATCCCCGCTGTTGCTCGACTATTCTTAGCAACCGTCAGGCGGTTATCAGAATCAAGCTGCTCTCGTAGCTCGCGATTTTTAAAAACAATCGCTTCAACGCGATCGCGATATTGTCTTTCAACGTTCTGCCAGTTAAACCCTTCCGGTAAGGCGGGAACTTCGGGTTTGGGGTTGAGATCGCGAAATAAGAGAGGCGCTTTTTCTTGCAACTTTTGCGGGGCAATCCGTCTCGAAATTGAGGGAGAGGGTGCATTCTTTAATTCCGCCCAACTTTCCCGCAAAACTTTCAGGTCGAGGCGCGAACTTTTGGGCGGAAAAACGCGGCTGAGCGCTTGACAAACGGGCTTTAATCGAATAAACTTGGATAAAGGTTTTTTATAATGGGAAAAGGTGTCGCCCTGTAACCCCTGTCGTTGCAATTCTTCTAAGAAGGCAGTGCAGAACGCGCCCATCGCTTCCTTAACCGCA
This window harbors:
- a CDS encoding diflavin flavoprotein, translated to MVATPVKTQKRLTIQVGEIAADTTAIRSLDWDRDRFDIEFGLQNGTTYNSYIIRGEKVALVDTSHEKFRNLYLETLTGLIDPKTIDYLVISHTEPDHSGLVKDVLELAPQAVVVGTKVALQFLEDMVHQPFERKQVKNGDKLDLGKGHQLEFINAPNLHWPDTMFSYDAGTQIMFTCDAFGMHYCSDDLLDEDLKAIEPDYRFYYECLMGPNARSVISAMKRMEALGEVKIVANGHGPLLKHNVDELLRRYWDWSNAQAKAEKTVALFYMADYGYSDRISQAIAHGIIKTGIAVETMDLKSADPQEVQELVKRATGLVVGMPPTTGDYVGETTATIGTILAAAHNKQVIGFFEAYGGSDEPMYPLRNKFRDAGLKEIFPGIRLTDTPTEITYQLCEEAGTDMGQWLTREKAVKQMKSLDTDLDKAMGRLSGGLYIITAQKGTVKGAMLASWVAQASFEPLGVSIAVAKDRAIESIMHVGDRFVLNILEESNYQVLMKHFLKRFKPGEDRFEGVNVQTASNGSPILTDALAYLECEVLSRMECNDHWIVYSKIDSGRVSKPDALTAVHHRKVGNHY
- a CDS encoding type III pantothenate kinase, which gives rise to MQKTDNLDWLGLAIGNSRLHWAWFQGQTLLETHNSEHFSPENPSQFIPLRWPINIPLIMASVVSQQTVLLKKSGLWGAIAEIQLADIPLEGIYATMGIDRALSILGAAQTYGAPILVIDAGTALTFTAASPSPRLPVPQSPPHPVSPSPSHPVSPSPPHPLTPSPHPLTLLGGAILPGLRLQFQVLGQKTAALPEVQLPESLPSRWCLETEGAIASGILYTVLAGIRDFIADWRAQFPQSAIVLTGGDADWLQRQLLEIPGIIVDPYLIFWGMRGIICNS
- a CDS encoding GUN4 domain-containing protein; translated protein: MGWQDIKQKAWKIGSKIFGSIVGATASFVGKKIVRETIPISGNDRVIATILAANDTAMQAFAIVQNQLAKVQARQNQLKKTELMLDATIAKENLAVTQQKLAHKAQLARQERELKLQLSKLWCNLKRELQQNEFQQQNDLQARQIQADWDKTKLPTIFSRHELEKLAEDTQRPLFVCAKMQITEGCPNYFRTELAAETESQIKTFANSVFKEEVRFYSRFFDNEAIFDTNAAQLQNIIPQVPCVMSFSKVTRRSAHLHYQLWGSQSAKILHGHLDLEVPWRDLAQQLQGELAGEAIDDDDLYETIGDWLTALQKIYALFAIDLYQIVDGEDPFYSVKLESIDCGLPETIARQFISPLVAVLQEVQTQRLQAFNEELHRPPNESEQQSHKASSQAREEAVYREVEYQPLTNFTSARGMEFEYQKLDELLVAQKWQTADESTRELMLRVTNRIAEGYLDAESIEAFPCEDLRTIDKLWVERSGGKFGFSVQKKLWQECGGKIDKYDDEAFKKFATKVGWYQPHKFGGTYNEFLNDTDNGKNARYAAFPATILGLWCGWGWWAGGKNRIFYSLVQRIISCSK
- a CDS encoding ShlB/FhaC/HecB family hemolysin secretion/activation protein, which produces MASGGATAIASRGLYHMTVKQFYTLVARASLFCAGFPSTALAQFEPPNSVPQIALQPPTENLLPSQISPNQEEPLTEGLSAPPEQEQQEAQATPTLNFPCVSPSENDSNCLPPADFAQTLPPPGTVEPPPSNPTPLPDIPEPPAGPFFPSAPPSTPPRPTTPGNAVFRIRAIEVLGSTVFSQEELQAAVSDFIGKEANYDDLLEIRSRITQLYVSAGYATSGAFLPPQELTAGIVRIQIAEGRLERIEVRGLERLRESYVRSRIEVAAKPPLNVQRLETALQLLQQDGAIERVNAELAAGTAPGLSILSLQVKEAAAFSAGVIGENTDSPSVGENSVTVFAGHNNFAGYGDRISARVRDTKGLTQYSLGYEIPITPYDGTFSISYSNSRSKIIEPPFADLNIRSESDTLSFGFRHPLYRTPRTEVAIGATLDLRQSQTYIFNDIPFSFSLGPEEGHSKTSVLRLSQEWVERSETRVLAARSQFNFGLNWLNATINNTGVDGDFITWNGQFQWVEAFSPDTTLVARIGTQIAFDSLLSLEQFSVGGDDTVRGYRRNQRVGDSGFTSSVELRFTVLRDPGKFGVVQLVPFIDYGMVWNYDDRLLPNPDPRVIASTGVSLRWQLNRMLSARLDWGVPLIPISTPGTALQDRGITFSIRFQPF
- a CDS encoding transposase produces the protein MPNYRRITRTGGTYFFTQVTYQRYPWLCSDLGRSTLRASIEKVREKYPFLIDSFVLLPDHFHCILTLPEGDSDYKTRLRLIKTFTTKNFKEEFNVELKTTTSRQKRQERNLWQRRYWEHAIRDEEDFARHCDYIHYNPVKHGLCTTPQHWRFSSIHRFITSGIYPKDWGCEFIPDIPMNVRYE
- a CDS encoding HEAT repeat domain-containing protein, with the protein product MLDPITLAVGAIIADLGKGAIEDYVKDFFKDRIKDAESLAAKPFAKDAVKEAMGAFCTAFLEELQRQGLQGDTFSHYKKPLSKFIRLKPVCQALSRVFPPKSSRLDLKVLRESWAELKNAPSPSISRRIAPQKLQEKAPLLFRDLNPKPEVPALPEGFNWQNVERQYRDRVEAIVFKNRELREQLDSDNRLTVAKNSRATAGIIPSFDLAKYAETIKERYANLKLESLEATGYAYNELKLWQMFVPQNVRECREYLPQVYELPKELQRQLAERGELEKELSLEQLKRHQESYRQQSIQSVKELLADSRYSYLVILGDPGSGKSTLLQYIALEWAEHKIEELPNLPVPLLIELRTYIRSREKGECKNFLEFVNHSSGWVNHLNQHQLVEELTAGNAIILFDGLDEIFDRSLREDVVNQIHNFTQAYDKVRAIVTSRVIGYKAQRLRDAGFSHFLLQDLENEQIEDFIQRWHERTYPSWEERQRKQERFVKAIKTSKAIRELAGNPLLLTMMAILNRGRELPRDREQLYAQASQLLLHQWDIERQLIDQKLDPMAIDFRDKQAMLRRVARMLQTSEKGLAGNIIAVQQLEAAIEEFLKEKEIKDARTVARLLVQQLRERNFILCSLGSDYYAFVHRTFLEYFCAWDLVWEFKETRTLTLEQLRAEVFGQHWRDEAWQEVLRLICAMLDARFVGEILEDLLQREEEEFKNVFFAASCLQEVRERGKIAAIDGKVRERVISLISYDLPYAYEEWYKKALKVAMIRAQAVKTVATTWQDHSDTLHILKQRATTDEDEFVRYAAIKTLAQHYREDSDTLSLLKQRATTDESGNVRQAAVEALAQYYPDDRDTLPILKQRATTDEEAYVQQAAVTVLAQYYPDDSDTLPWLKQRATTDEHWNVRQAAVTVLAQYYPDDSDTLPWLKQRSTTDEEAYVRGAAVEALAQHYPDDSDTLPWLKQRATTDEHWNVRRAAVSALARHYRDDSDTLPWLKQRATTDEYWYVRWTAVTALAQHYRDDSDTLPILKQRATTDEDETVREAAVSALAQHYRDDSDTLPILKQRATTDEDETVRQAAVSALAQHYRDDSDTLPWLKQRATTDEHGSVRRAAVEALAQHYRDDSDTLPILKQCATTDEHWYVRRTAMEALAQHYRDDGETFAILCACALHDPFIREQDRQTNPRQVALKNLVKWVKFGEENPERKERVLAILQDRAANDADEQFRVWAQQELAKW